In Fragaria vesca subsp. vesca unplaced genomic scaffold, FraVesHawaii_1.0 scf0513160_u, whole genome shotgun sequence, a single window of DNA contains:
- the LOC101308342 gene encoding uncharacterized WD repeat-containing protein alr3466-like, which yields MKLRPWLSATCSSRTSTVSVPQPQPTYQKRHVVSDASSSSDNHGSSSSSDTCSTSLHSNLSLQTLPSVPSLQKLISQLDAPTLSVSHLCFTTLTPSLSSLQITCLAVHHNRLYTASGHEINVYDLSDFSHLDSFNAHDASSGSVKSVSFSDSKVFTAHQDCKIKVWEIIPGKRHKLLAMLPTVNDRLLRFALPKNYVTIRRHVKRLWIQHADAVTGIAVNDGLVYSVSWDKSLKIWRDSSLRCVESVKAHEDAVSAVAVAKDGTIYTGSADRRIRVWAKPQDGKCHVLVATLEKHKSAVNALALNDDGSVLFSGACDRSILVWEREDSANHMAVTGALRGHGKAILCLFNVGDLLLSGSADWTVRMWRRGEDGTYCCLGVLEGHVKPVKAVVAVTGESGGDGDGVVKVVSGSLDGVVKVWHVSVSEAMKERKML from the coding sequence ATGAAGCTCCGACCGTGGCTCTCCGCCACATGCTCCTCCCGCACATCCACCGTCTCCGTCCCTCAACCCCAACCCACATACCAAAAACGACATGTCGTGTCGGACGCTAGCAGCTCCTCCGATAACCATGGCAGCTCCTCCAGTAGCGACACCTGCAGCACCAGCCTCCACTCCAACCTCTCCCTCCAGACGCTGCCATCTGTCCCCTCCCTCCAGAAGCTCATCTCCCAACTTGACGCCCCAACCCTCTCCGTCTCCCATCTCTGCTTCACCACTCTCACTCCAAGCCTTTCCTCCCTCCAGATCACCTGCCTCGCCGTCCACCACAACCGCCTCTACACCGCCTCCGGCCACGAAATCAACGTCTACGATTTATCCGACTTCTCTCATCTAGACTCATTCAACGCTCACGATGCCTCCTCCGGCTCCGTTAAGTCCGTCTCCTTTTCCGACTCCAAGGTCTTCACAGCTCACCAGGACTGTAAAATCAAAGTCTGGGAGATCATCCCAGGTAAACGCCACAAGCTCCTCGCCATGCTTCCAACCGTTAACGACCGTTTGCTTCGTTTCGCGCTCCCCAAGAACTACGTCACCATACGCCGTCACGTAAAACGCCTCTGGATCCAGCACGCCGACGCCGTTACCGGCATCGCCGTCAACGATGGACTCGTCTACTCAGTCTCATGGGACAAGAGCTTGAAGATATGGCGGGACTCAAGCCTCCGGTGCGTGGAGTCAGTGAAGGCGCACGAGGACGCCGTGAGCGCGGTTGCGGTGGCGAAAGACGGGACGATCTACACAGGCTCAGCGGACCGGCGTATCCGGGTGTGGGCGAAACCGCAAGACGGGAAGTGCCACGTGTTGGTGGCGACGCTGGAGAAGCATAAATCGGCGGTGAATGCTTTGGCTCTAAACGACGACGGATCGGTGCTGTTTTCGGGTGCTTGTGATCGGTCGATATTGGTGTGGGAGAGAGAGGACAGCGCGAACCACATGGCGGTGACGGGAGCGTTGAGGGGGCATGGGAAAGCGATACTGTGTTTGTTCAACGTCGGGGATTTGCTGCTGAGTGGGTCGGCTGATTGGACGGTGAGGATGTGGAGGCGCGGGGAGGATGGGACTTATTGCTGCTTGGGGGTTTTGGAGGGACACGTGAAACCGGTGAAGGCGGTGGTGGCGGTTACGGGAGAGAGTGGTGGCGATGGCGACGGCGTCGTTAAGGTTGTGAGTGGAAGTTTAGATGGAGTGGTGAAGGTGTGGCATGTGTCGGTTTCGGAGGCGATGAAAGAACGGAAGATGTTATGA
- the LOC101309993 gene encoding putative multidrug resistance protein-like, protein MGKKGGLFRYADGVDKLLMVFGTLGSIGDGLMTPLTMFVLSRVINEYGAATLTFSNDIVDEYSLKLLIVAIGVGISAFIEGFCWTRTAERQTSRMRMEYLKSVLRQEVAFFDSQANSSMTFQVISTISSDAHLIQDTIAEKLPNCLAHLSSFMFCIPVAFILSWRLALAALPFSVMIIIPGLGFGKVMQNLGVKMHGAYGVAGGIAEQAFSSIRTVYSYVGEHQTLKKFSIALEKATALGIKQGFTKGLLIGSMGMIYAAWAFQAWVGSKLVTERGEKGGLVFVSGICVILGGLAIMSALPNLSFITEASTAATRISEMIDRVPVIDSENEKGKVLQHVKGDIEFRKVEFFYPSRPETPILQGLSLKVQAGKMLGLVGSSGSGKSTIISLLERFYDPVKGEILLDGHKLKKFQLHWLRSQMGLVNQEPILFATSILENILFGKEGASMEDVTSAAKAANAHDFIVKLPAGYHTQVGQFGVQLSGGQKQRISIARAIIRDPKILLLDEATSALDAQSETIVQEALDQASQGRTTIVIAHRLSTIRKADMIVVLQSGRVVEKGSHNELVNVRNGEGGAYKKMLQLQQQALQSSNPNKIEQPQTPQTPRGLGPSWQNSPGPLSGKTSWHTTKSVHSSWQNSPMTPAYAVTPIFSISIANSIQTPQYGDFDDEWSDEISKTSSSQWRLFQMNSPEWKQAILGCLGAAGFGTLQTINAYCLGTVVSIYYKTDDSAIRSQIRFYCYIFLGIAGFSFLTSLLQHYNFAVMGERLSERVRTKLLEKILTFEIGWFDQDENTSAAICARLTTEANIVRSLTADRISLLVQVFFSAAIAYTLALIVTWRIATVMIAIQPLLIGSFYSRSVLMTNMSRKARKAQAVGSQLASEATFNHRTITAFSSQTRILNLFQDAMQGPRNENIKQSWVAGIGLFSSQFVTTAAIALTYWYGGRLMNQNLVSSTHLFQVFFILMSTGKNIADAGSMTSDIARSGKAITSIFAILDRESEISSEELKGVKKSFKGHIELKNVVFSYPVRPDQMIFKGLNLKIKAGNTMALVGQSGSGKSTVIGLIERFYEPLSGSVFIDGCDIKQYNLKNLRSQIALVSQEPTLFGGTIHENIIYGKENATVSEVRKAAKQANAHEFISSMESGYDTYCGERGVQLSGGQKQRIALARAILKNPSILLLDEATSALDSVSENLVQEALEKMMVGRTCVVVAHRLSTIQKADSIAVITNGKVAEQGSHSELVSVGSGGAYYSLIKLQSNQAISARTN, encoded by the exons ATGGGGAAGAAAGGTGGGTTGTTCAGGTATGCAGATGGTGTGGACAAGTTACTGATGGTGTTTGGAACTTTGGGTAGCATTGGAGATGGATTGATGACACCTCTTACAATGTTTGTGCTCAGCCGGGTCATCAATGAGTATGGAGCTGCTACTCTTACCTTCTCTAACGACATTGTCGACGAG TACTCACTCAAGCTGCTCATTGTAGCAATTGGAGTAGGAATATCTGCTTTCATTG AGGGATTTTGTTGGACCAGAACTGCTGAGAGACAGACATCGAGAATGAGAATGGAATACTTGAAATCAGTCCTCAGGCAAGAGGTTGCGTTCTTTGACAGTCAAGCCAATTCTTCCATGACCTTCCAAGTCATTTCTACAATCTCGTCTGATGCTCATTTAATCCAAGACACAATAGCTGAGAAG CTACCAAATTGTCTGGCACACCTCTCATCATTTATGTTCTGCATTCCTGTTGCCTTTATTCTGTCTTGGAGACTGGCATTGGCTGCTCTTCCATTCTCGGTAATGATTATTATCCCCGGATTGGGATTTGGGAAGGTAATGCAAAACTTGGGAGTTAAGATGCATGGTGCCTATGGTGTTGCTGGAGGGATTGCAGAACAAGCATTCTCTTCAATCCGTACGGTCTATTCTTATGTTGGGGAGCATCAAACACTGAAGAAGTTCAGCATTGCTCTTGAGAAAGCTACAGCGCTTGGCATAAAGCAAGGATTCACAAAGGGATTGCTAATAGGGAGCATGGGAATGATTTATGCTGCTTGGGCTTTTCAGGCTTGGGTTGGAAGCAAACTTGTTACTGAGAGAGGTGAAAAAGGTGGCCTTGTTTTTGTCTCTGGAATCTGTGTCATTCTGGGAGGATT GGCCATTATGAGTGCACTTCCAAATCTATCCTTCATCACTGAGGCAAGTACTGCTGCTACTCGAATATCTGAGATGATCGATCGTGTTCCAGTTATAGactctgaaaatgaaaagggcAAAGTTTTACAACATGTCAAAGGAGATATCGAGTTCAGAAAGGTTGAATTTTTCTACCCATCAAGACCTGAGACCCCAATTCTTCAAGGACTCAGCCTTAAGGTACAAGCTGGTAAGATGCTGGGTCTTGTTGGAAGCAGTGGCTCTGGGAAGTCGACAATCATTTCTTTGCTTGAAAGGTTTTATGATCCAGTGAAAGGAGAAATTCTCCTTGATGGACACAAATTAAAGAAGTTTCAGCTGCACTGGTTGAGATCCCAGATGGGGCTGGTTAATCAAGAACCGATTCTCTTTGCGACATCCATACTAGAGAACATTTTATTTGGGAAGGAAGGAGCTTCTATGGAAGATGTGACAAGTGCAGCTAAGGCTGCAAATGCACATGACTTCATTGTTAAACTACCTGCAGGATATCACACTCAA GTTGGGCAATTTGGAGTTCAATTGTCTGGAGGGCAAAAGCAAAGGATTTCCATAGCAAGAGCAATCATCAGAGACCCAAAAATTCTTTTGCTTGATGAAGCAACAAGTGCTTTGGATGCTCAGTCTGAAACTATTGTACAGGAAGCCTTGGACCAAGCATCACAAGGAAGAACAACCATTGTCATAGCTCACCGCCTCAGCACAATCCGCAAGGCTGATATGATAGTGGTTCTTCAATCAGGGAGAGTGGTTGAGAAGGGATCCCATAACGAGTTGGTCAACGTGAGAAATGGAGAAGGTGGAGCTTACAAAAAAATGCTGCAGTTACAACAACAAGCCCTGCAAAGTAGTAACCCCAACAAAATCGAGCAACCTCAAACTCCACAGACACCAAGAGGTTTGGGGCCAAGTTGGCAAAACAGCCCAGGACCACTGAGTGGCAAAACAAGCTGGCACACAACAAAGAGTGTTCACTCAAGTTGGCAAAACAGCCCAATGACCCCAGCATATGCAGTCACCCCAATATTTTCCATCAGTATAGCAAACTCCATCCAAACTCCACAGTatggtgattttgatgatgaatgGTCAGATGAAATCTCTAAAACTTCCTCATCTCAGTGGCGTTTGTTTCAAATGAATTCACCAGAGTGGAAGCAAGCAATACTCGGGTGTCTAGGTGCTGCTGGTTTTGGAACTCTTCAGACAATTAATGCCTACTGCTTAGGAACAGTAGTGTCAATTTACTATAAAACAGACGATTCCGCCATCAGATCACAGATCAGATTCTACTGTTACATCTTCCTAGGCATAGCAGGTTTCAGCTTCTTAACTAGCCTCCTCCAGCATTACAACTTTGCAGTCATGGGAGAGAGATTATCCGAAAGGGTCCGAACAAAACTACTAGAAAAAATTCTTACCTTTGAGATAGGGTGGTTTGATCAAGATGAAAACACAAGTGCTGCCATCTGTGCCCGGCTAACCACTGAAGCCAATATTGTTAGATCCCTTACTGCAGACCGTATCTCATTGTTGGTTCAGGTTTTCTTCAGTGCCGCCATAGCTTATACACTCGCATTAATAGTCACTTGGAGGATAGCCACTGTTATGATTGCGATACAGCCCTTGCTCATTGGAAGTTTCTATTCAAGGAGTGTTCTAATGACAAATATGTCTAGAAAAGCACGGAAAGCACAGGCTGTGGGTAGTCAACTTGCAAGTGAAGCTACCTTCAACCACAGAACAATCACTGCATTTTCCTCACAGACAAGGATATTAAACCTCTTTCAAGATGCTATGCAAGGCCCGAGGAACGAGAACATCAAACAGTCATGGGTTGCGGGTATTGGCCTCTTCAGCTCTCAATTTGTTACCACAGCTGCTATAGCTTTGACATATTGGTACGGAGGGAGGCTTATGAATCAGAACTTAGTGTCCTCAACGCACctgtttcaagttttcttcatcCTGATGAGCACCGGTAAGAACATTGCAGATGCAGGAAGCATGACCTCTGATATTGCTAGAAGTGGAAAAGCCATCACTTCAATATTTGCTATTCTAGACAGAGAAAGTGAGATTTCTTCAGAGGAGCTAAAAGGTGTTAAAAAGTCTTTCAAGGGTCACATAGAGCTGAAAAATGTGGTATTCTCTTACCCAGTGAGGCCTGACCAGATGATCTTTAAGGGCTTGAATCTCAAGATTAAAGCTGGAAACACCATGGCACTAGTGGGACAGAGTGGTTCAGGCAAGTCCACTGTTATCGGCTTGATCGAAAGATTTTATGAGCCACTAAGTGGATCAGTATTCATAGATGGATGTGACATCAAGCAGTACAATCTAAAGAATTTGAGGTCACAGATTGCTTTGGTAAGCCAAGAGCCTACTCTATTTGGAGGCACAATCCATGAAAACATTATCTATGGTAAAGAAAATGCAACAGTGTCTGAAGTTAGAAAGGCTGCAAAACAAGCCAATGCTCATGAGTTTATAAG CTCCATGGAAAGTGGATATGACACTTACTGTGGTGAAAGAGGAGTTCAGCTATCCGGAGGGCAGAAGCAGAGAATAGCACTTGCGCGAGCGATACTAAAGAACCCAAGCATTCTTCTCTTGGATGAAGCAACCAGTGCACTTGACAGCGTATCGGAGAATCTAGTCCAAGAAGCACTGGAGAAGATGATGGTGGGCAGAACATGTGTAGTGGTAGCTCACAGGTTGTCCACAATACAAAAAGCAGACTCCATAGCAGTGATAACGAATGGAAAAGTAGCAGAACAAGGATCACATTCTGAACTGGTTTCAGTTGGAAGTGGTGGTGCCTACTACTCTTTAATAAAACTACAAAGCAATCAAGCAATCTCagcaagaacaaattag
- the LOC101309698 gene encoding uncharacterized protein LOC101309698, whose amino-acid sequence MGDRGTSVNCPPLFVGRNFSQWKIMMTAFFISQDDGKQWMMVEDGCLYSALSKGERKRIITCISAKQAWEVLLTTYEGNEQVREQMLQDLLLDFDELKMSESESIDEFYSRILNITNQCAGLDSPLEQSRIVRKLLRGLPPSFENKKVGIQESKDLRTYSLEELVGNLKTYEAHKKGLMKEKSIALSSVKETESSLQIKIPEDVEYSLEECALLTKQFENFLKKRRKPFSSNRGFEKPRFGETSQDRGHDRYPRNPHVKSSQDRGQDRNPKGKSSQRSDVCYECKGVRHRAVDCANRRIRPQKALAVTFSDSEEDPLFDQEEDIVAFIARVVLDPSLDHDEEPVAFIATVSQIETPKDDEDDDGMQKFTKLVNASKSMLSKIDILTKDLAKCEKEKARIQTELLSQQKLWRAEKLSLESSLSGLKADKLALEVSLKESQQQFAKFSIGSEKLTKTCGMGRPDKNKQGLGFGTGENSKNSGTVFVKSKVPDDKIVTNKVESPKRFKPTCYHCGVPGHIRPFCRKLQNSQAYPRRNQESTSFQNNKSVASFFTSFQATLEKSLQEFARIAKGLSVPVAREPNKSLAWVKKKESRPHVLKPPHIDSKSFDECDSNPDEENIVYFLSRVWTNLRSVKESRTVAVCRVALTALTARCADSWYIDSGASRHMTGDPKWFSSMDDIHPEGNVGFGDGARAPIVGSGTVNAPGLPCLKNVLLVKGLEVSLLSVSQIVDEHDSVTFDKQRCVVLDGYSEAVFKRSRQRDTKACRYPPSVAKRVTNEKLNDDMHIVRIRSDHGTEFENSYFENYCEEFGVHHEFSAPITPQHNGIVERKNKVLVELSRVMLAASGLDHSFWAEAVNNACYTLNRGQRVFDKFDAKSDKRVFLGYAGNSRVYRVYNKRTSKIMESVNVAVNDALVCKNDGCVLSEQVSEQEAEPTSSETKSDQGDNDSGMDDDTDLPGSGKDATLAIQPIHRSGKRQVQKDHDLSHVIGDVSEARKTRSKTGRLVSNFSVFKCFVAIHKDDINTITYYDFVSIIEPKNVKEALLDADWISAMQDELNQFERSNVWHLVSRPKDKNVIGTKWVFKNKTDEKGIITRNKARLVVQGYSQIEGLDFDETFAHVARLESVRLLLAVAYYLKFTLYQMDVKSAFLNGILKEEVYVEQPPGFQSLTHPDCVYKLDKVLYGLKQAPRAWYERLSNHLVDHGYVRGSVDKTMFVKCTTEHIIIAQIYVDDIVFGSTSPSLVNEFTELMKKEFEMSLCGKLSYFLGLQVMQNQNGLFICQSKYAQDLVKKFGMETATAFPTPMSTSCKISADMSGINVDQTNYRSMIGSLMYLTASRPDIAYSVGVCARYQANPKQSHVKAVKRIIRYVAGTLDHGIKYTFDTNVEIAGYTDSDWAGDANDRKSTSGGCFFVGNNLVSWHSKKQNCTSLSTAQAEYVAAGSCCTQLMWMKQMVADYGFQQGTLSLFCDNTSAINISKNPVLHSRTKHIEIRYHLIRGLVEEKLLELTFIPTEKQLADLFTKPLDNARHLSLCKAIGLCDNK is encoded by the exons ATGGGTGATAGAGGCACCTCTGTGAACTGTCCTCCACTGTTTGTGGGAAGGAACTTTTCACAATGGAAAATCATGATGACCGCGTTCTTTATTTCCCAAGATGATGGGAAACAATGGATGATGGTTGAGGATGGCTG TTTGTACTCGGCTCTTTCTAAGGGGGAGCGCAAACGAATCATTACCTGTATCTCAGCCAAACAGGCTTGGGAAGTGTTGCTAACAACCTACGAAGGTAATGAGCAAGTAAGAGAACAGATGCTCCAAGATcttttgttagattttgatgaGCTGAAAATGTCCGAAAGTGAGTCAATAGATGAGTTTTATAGTCGTATTTTGAACATAACAAATCAGTGTGCCGGTCTTGATTCTCCTCTAGAACAATCTAGGATTGTCAGAAAGTTACTTAGAGGTCTTCCTCCTAGTTTTGAGAATAAGAAAGTAGGCATACAGGAATCCAAGGATTTGAGAACCTATTCTTTAGAAGAGCTAGTAGGAAACCTGAAAACCTATGAAGCCCATAAGAAGGgtttgatgaaagaaaaatccatTGCCCTCTCCTCTGTCAAGGAAACTGAGTCAAGTTTACAGATTAAAATTCCTGAGGATGTCGAATACAGTCTAGAAGAGTGTGCCCTCCTCACAAAACAGTTTGAAAACTTtctcaagaaaagaaggaaaccgTTTTCCTCGAACCGGGGTTTTGAGAAACCTAGATTTGGTGAGACATCACAAGATAGAGGTCATGACAGATATCCTAGGAATCCTCATGTTAAGTCCTCTCAGGATAGAGGACAAGATAGAAATCCTAAGGGTAAGAGTTCCCAAAGAAGCGATGTGTGTTATGAGTGTAAGGGTGTGAGACATAGAGCTGTTGACTGTGCAAATAGGAGGATTCGCCCTCAGAAGGCTCTTGCCGTCACGTTTAGTGACAGTGAAGAGGATCCCTTGTTTGATCAAGAGGAGGACATTGTGGCTTTCATAGCTCGGGTTGTCCTTGATCCCTCTTTGGATCATGATGAAGAACCAGTTGCCTTCATTGCCACGGTATCTCAGATCGAGACTCCGaaggatgatgaagatgatgatggaatGCAAAAGTTCACTAAACTTGTCAACGCATCAAAGTCCATGTTATCTAAGATAGATATCCTGACCAAAGATCTTGCAAAatgtgaaaaagagaaagcaaggATACAAACTGAATTGCTGTCCCAACAAAAATTGTGGAGAGCCGAAAAGCTGAGTCTAGAAAGTTCTCTTAGTGGTCTTAAGGCTGATAAGCTAGCACTCGAAGTTTCTCTCAAGGAATCTCAGCAACAGTTTGCTAAATTTTCAATAGGGTCTGAAAAATTGACCAAGACGTGTGGAATGGGTAGACCAGATAAGAACAaacagggtttagggtttggaactGGGGAGAACTCTAAGAATAGTGGAACTGTGTTTGTCAAAAGTAAAGTTCctgatgataaaatagtaaCTAACAAGGTTGAGTCTCCAAAAAGATTCAAACCTACCTGTTATCACTGTGGTGTTCCTGGTCACATCCGACCTTTTTGTAGGAAACTCCAAAACAGCCAGGCATACCCTAGGAGAAACCAAGAGTCTACCAGTTTTCAGAACAATAAGTCGGTTGCAAGTTTCTTCACATCTTTTCAAGCCACTCTAGAAAAGTCTCTACAAGAATTTGCTAGGATAGCTAAGGGTCTTTCTGTCCCTGTAGCTAGAGAACCGAATAAGAGCTTAGCTTGGGTTAAGAAGAAGGAGTCCAGACCTCATGTTCTCAAACCTCCACACATAGATTCAAAGTCTTTTGATGAGTGTGACAGTAATCCTGATGAGGAAAACATTGTCTATTTCTTGTCACGTGTCTGGACAAATCTAAGGTCTGTTAAGGAGTCTAGAACAGTAGCAGTGTGCCGCGTAGCTCTTACAGCTCTCACAGCGCGTTGTGCTGATTCTTGGTACATAGACAGTGGTGCTTCAAGACACATGACTGGAGATCCCAAGTGGTTTTCGTCTATGGATGACATTCATCCTGAAGGGAATGTTGGTTTTGGGGATGGAGCTCGGGCTCCGATAGTGGGAAGTGGGACAGTAAATGCCCCCGGTCTCCCTTGTTTGAAAAACGTCCTACTGGTCAAGGGTTTAGAAGTGAGTTTGTTAAGTGTAAGTCAGATTGTTGATGAACATGATTCAGTCACCTTTGATAAGCAGAGATGTGTTGTCTTAGATG GATATAGTGAAGCTGTCTTCAAAAGAAGCCGTCAGAGGGATACCAAAGCTTGCCGGTATCCCCCAAG TGTTGCTAAGAGAGTcacaaatgaaaaattgaatgatgacATGCATATTGTTAGGATCAGATCAGATCATGGTACTGAATTCGAAAACtcttattttgaaaattattgtgAAGAGTTTGGTGTGCATCATGAATTCTCTGCTCCTATCACTCCACAGCATAATGGCAttgtagaaagaaagaataaggTTCTTGTGGAATTATCTAGGGTTATGCTAGCTGCATCTGGTCTTGATCATTCTTTTTGGGCAGAAGCAGTAAACAATGCTTGTTACACATTAAACCGT GGACAGAGAGTATTTGACAAGTTTGATGCTAAAAGTGACAAGCGTGTGTTCCTAGGCTATGCTGGAAATAGTCGAGTCTATCGGGTGTATAACAAGAGAACTAGCAAAATTATGGAATCAGTAAATGTGGCTGTTAATGATGCTCTTGTTTGCAAGAATGATGGGTGTGTTTTGTCTGAGCAGGTATCTGAACAAGAAGCTGAACCTACCTCATCCGAAACCAAGTCTGATCAAGGAGATAATGACTCAGGGATGGATGATGACACAGATCTTCCAGGATCTGGGAAAGATGCTACGCTTGCCATTCAGCCAATTCACAGAAGCGGCAAAAGACAAGTACAGAAGGACCATGATCTATCCCATGTAATTGGGGATGTGTCTGAAGCCAGAAAGACCAGGAGTAAGACTGGTCGGTTGGTGAGCAATTTCTCGGTGTTTAAATGCTTTGTTGCTATACATAAAGATGACATCAACACCATCACATACTATGACTTTGTTTCTATAATAGAGCCAAAGAATGTGAAGGAAGCCTTGCTTGATGCTGATTGGATCAGTGCCATGCAAGACGAGTTGAACCAGTTTGAAAGAAGCAATGTTTGGCATTTAGTGTCTAGGCCTAAGGACAAaaatgtcataggaaccaaaTGGGtgttcaaaaataaaactgatgAAAAAGGCATTATCACCCGAAACAAGGCAAGACTTGTTGTGCAAGGATATTCTCAAATAGAAGgtttagattttgatgagaCATTCGCTCATGTAGCTAGACTTGAGTCAGTTCGTCTTCTACTTGCTGTTGcttattatttgaaatttacCTTGTATCAAATGGATGTGAAAAGTGCTTTTCTGAATGGTATCCTCAAAGAGGAAGTGTATGTGGAACAACCCCCAGGATTCCAGAGTCTTACCCATCCTGACTGTGTCTACAAGTTAGATAAGGTCCTCTATGGTCTTAAGCAAGCCCCTAGGGCTTGGTATGAGAGATTGTCGAATCACCTTGTTGACCATGGATATGTGCGAGGCTCAGTTGACAAAACAATGTTTGTCAAATGTACCACAGAGCACATTATCATTGCTCAgatatatgttgatgacataGTGTTTGGGTCTACTTCTCCATCCCTGGTGAATGAGTTTACTGAGCTcatgaagaaagaatttgaaatgagtcTTTGTGGGAAGTTAAGCTACTTCTTAGGTCTTCAAGTtatgcaaaatcaaaatggtcTGTTTATCTGTCAATCTAAGTATGCACAGGACCTTGTTAAAAAGTTTGGGATGGAAACGGCCACTGCCTTCCCCACTCCCATGAGCACCAGCTGTAAAATCAGTGCTGACATGTCTGGTATTAATGTGGACCAAACCAATTATAGGAGTATGATTGGAAGTCTTATGTATTTAACTGCTAGTAGACCAGATATTGCTTATAGTGTTGGTGTATGTGCTCGTTATCAAGCTAATCCCAAACAATCTCATGTCAAAGCAGTAAAGCGCATAATCCGATATGTTGCTGGAACTCTTGATCATGGAATTAAGTACACTTTTGACACTAATGTTGAGATTGCAGGATACACTGACTCGGACTGGGCTGGAGATGCAAATGACAGAAAAAGCACTTCTGGTGGTTGCTTCTTTGTAGGCAACAATCTTGTTTCATGGCAtagcaagaaacaaaattgtacCTCCCTCTCTACTGCTCAAGCTGAGTATGTAGCAGCTGGTAGTTGTTGCACACAACTTATGTGGATGAAACAGATGGTTGCAGACTATGGTTTCCAGCAAGGTACGTTATCTCTTTTCTGTGATAATACCTCTGCCATAAACATCTCAAAGAATCCAGTGTTGCATTCTAGGACCAAGCATATAGAGATAAGATATCACTTAATTCGTGGCTTGGTTGAAGAGAAACTGCTTGAGCTTACTTTCATTCCAACTGAAAAGCAATTAGCTGATTTGTTCACTAAACCACTTGACAATGCTAGGCATTTGAGTTTGTGCAAGGCTATAGGGTTGTGTGACAACAAGTAA